A genomic stretch from Engraulis encrasicolus isolate BLACKSEA-1 chromosome 12, IST_EnEncr_1.0, whole genome shotgun sequence includes:
- the LOC134459273 gene encoding speckle-type POZ protein-like B, translating into MSRVPTPPPPGDLTPGPVAESWCYTQVKVVKFSYMWTINNFSFCREEMGEVLKSSTFSSGPNDKMKWCLRVNPKGLDEESKDYLSLYLLLVSCPKSEVRAKFKFSLLNAKREETKAMESQRAYRFVQGKDWGFKKFIRRDFLLDEANGLLPDDKLTLFCEVSVVQDSVNISGQSNVNVLKVPECQLSDDLGSLWEGSRFTDCSLFVGGQEFKAHKSILAARSPVFNAMFEHKMEESKKNRVDISDVEPCVFKEMMAFIYTGKAPNLDKMADNLLAAADKYALERLKVMCEEALCNSLSVENVADILILADLHSAEQLKAQAIDFINRCSVLRQLGCKDGKNWNNSHAADIMETAGWKAMIQSHPHLVAEAFRALASAQCPPFGLPRKRLKQS; encoded by the exons ATGTCTCGggtccccaccccccctccccccggggACCTGACGCCCGGACCTGTAGCTGAGAGCTGGTGCTACACACAG GTGAAGGTGGTGAAGTTCTCCTACATGTGGACCATCAACAACTTCAGCTTCtgcagagaggagatgggggaggtgCTGAAGAGCTCCACCTTCTCATCCGGACCCAATGACAAGATGAAAtg gTGTTTGCGTGTGAACCCCAAAGGGCTAGATGAGGAGAGTAAAGACTACCTATCACTGTATCTACTGCTGGTGAGCTGCCCCAAGAGTGAAGTCCGGGCCAAGTTCAAATTCTCATTACTCAACGCCAAACGAGAAGAAACTAAAGCCATGG AAAGCCAAAGAGCCTACCGCTTCGTGCAGGGCAAGGACTGGGGCTTCAAGAAGTTCATCAGGCGGGACTTCCTCCTGGATGAGGCCAACGGGCTCCTACCCGACGACAAGCTCACACTCTTCTGCGAG GTGAGTGTTGTCCAGGATTCGGTGAACATCTCTGGCCAGTCCAACGTGAACGTGCTGAAGGTGCCGGAGTGCCAGCTGTCGGATGACCTGGGGAGCCTGTGGGAGGGGTCACGCTTCACAGACTGCAGCCTGTTTGTAGGGGGGCAGGAGTTTAAAGCACACAAGTCCATACTagcag CGAGGTCTCCAGTATTCAATGCCATGTTTGAACACAAGATGGAGGAGAGTAAAAAG AACCGCGTGGACATCAGTGACGTGGAGCCGTGTGTGTTTAAGGAGATGATGGCCTTCATCTACACGGGGAAGGCCCCCAACCTGGACAAGATGGCCGACAACCTGCTAGCTGCTGCAGACAAG tatgcatTGGAGCGTTTAAAAGTCATGTGTGAGGAGGCCCTGTGTAACAGTCTCTCGGTGGAGAACGTGGCGGACATCTTGATTCTGGCAGATCTGCACAGCGCAGAGCAGCTCAAAGCACAAGCCATAGACTTCATCAacag atGTAGTGTATTGAGGCAGCTAGGCTGTAAAGACGGGAAGAACTGGAACAACAG TCACGCGGCGGACATCATGGAGACGGCGGGCTGGAAGGCGATGATCCAGTCACACCCCCACCTGGTGGCCGAGGCCTTCCGAGCGCTGGCCTCCGCCCAGTGCCCCCCCTTCGGCCTGCCCAGGAAACGCCTAAAACAGTCCTGA